A part of Paraburkholderia largidicola genomic DNA contains:
- a CDS encoding response regulator transcription factor: MDHPKRVLIVEDDVDIANVLSLHLRDERYEVVHSADGNEGLRLLEQGNWDALILDLMLPGVDGLEICRRARAMARYTPIIITSARSSEVHRILGLELGADDYLAKPFSVLELVARVKALLRRVDAMAKDARMEAGSLNLAGLFIDPLTREASVDGKRIELTPREFDLLYFFASRPGKVFSRMDLLNAVWGYQHEGYEHTVNTHINRLRAKIEADPAQPTRILTVWGRGYKFVADPAAHEGEAS, encoded by the coding sequence ATGGACCATCCGAAGCGCGTACTGATCGTCGAAGACGATGTCGACATAGCGAATGTGCTGAGCCTGCACCTGCGGGACGAACGCTACGAGGTCGTCCATAGCGCCGACGGCAACGAAGGGCTGCGGCTGCTGGAGCAGGGCAACTGGGATGCGCTGATCCTCGACCTGATGCTGCCGGGCGTCGATGGCCTGGAGATCTGCCGGCGCGCCCGCGCGATGGCGCGCTATACGCCCATCATCATCACCAGCGCGCGTTCGAGCGAAGTGCACCGCATTCTTGGGCTGGAACTCGGCGCGGACGACTATCTCGCCAAGCCTTTTTCCGTGCTCGAACTGGTCGCGCGCGTGAAGGCGCTGTTGCGACGCGTCGATGCGATGGCGAAAGACGCGCGGATGGAAGCGGGCAGCCTGAACCTCGCCGGACTGTTCATCGATCCGCTCACGCGCGAGGCGAGCGTCGACGGCAAACGGATCGAACTGACGCCGCGCGAGTTCGATCTGCTGTATTTCTTCGCGAGCCGTCCGGGCAAGGTGTTCTCGCGCATGGACCTGCTGAACGCCGTGTGGGGCTATCAGCACGAAGGCTATGAGCACACCGTCAATACGCACATCAACCGGCTGCGCGCGAAGATCGAGGCCGACCCCGCGCAGCCCACGCGCATCCTGACCGTGTGGGGACGCGGCTACAAGTTCGTCGCCGATCCCGCGGCGCACGAAGGAGAGGCGTCGTGA
- a CDS encoding acyltransferase family protein, whose protein sequence is MRATTTQANGIVPALTSIRFLAALTVVLSHYRELELLNTPASFFNFVDGGRSAVSLFFVLSGFILTYTYRDELATQSPHNFYVARVARIYPNILFALAIASVTTAYLLISHNDVLLLKWFALKTSINLSLVVSFICQVFLITAWFPFAAINQPWNGPASSVSCEAFFYALFPLILARFVKMRASTLAVTMVGIWIAQGLMILFLMAAFPVSRSHFLAGALPLCRIAEFMLGIGAALAFQTLRTRGVSMHGRGIALVSGSVVVLIVLALWQPTTPVFYPQSPFFATLILGLALLERPVLGLLNQRWLVRFGEASYALFLIHVPLAYLAWLVGFRASNGWIPLTFTLLFSVIVFTYFEEPMRRRIRSRFRSKALAPASVVPETVPVDSTVTVGHGMKPS, encoded by the coding sequence ATGCGAGCGACGACCACTCAGGCCAACGGCATCGTTCCTGCGCTGACGAGCATCCGCTTTCTTGCGGCGCTGACCGTCGTCCTGTCGCATTACCGCGAGCTCGAACTGCTCAATACGCCCGCGTCGTTCTTCAATTTCGTCGATGGTGGACGCTCGGCCGTCTCGCTCTTCTTCGTGCTCTCGGGCTTCATCCTCACGTACACGTATCGCGACGAACTCGCGACGCAAAGCCCGCATAATTTTTACGTCGCGCGCGTTGCACGTATCTATCCGAACATCCTGTTCGCGCTCGCCATTGCCTCCGTCACGACAGCGTACCTCCTCATCTCGCACAACGATGTGCTGCTGCTCAAGTGGTTCGCGCTGAAGACGTCGATCAATCTTTCGCTGGTGGTGAGCTTCATCTGCCAGGTGTTCCTGATCACCGCATGGTTCCCGTTCGCAGCGATCAATCAGCCCTGGAATGGGCCGGCATCGAGCGTGTCGTGCGAAGCGTTTTTCTACGCGCTCTTTCCGCTGATTCTCGCGCGCTTCGTGAAGATGCGCGCATCGACGCTCGCTGTCACGATGGTCGGCATCTGGATTGCGCAGGGCCTGATGATCCTGTTCCTCATGGCCGCGTTCCCCGTCTCGCGCAGTCACTTTCTGGCGGGCGCGCTGCCGCTGTGCCGGATCGCCGAGTTCATGCTGGGCATCGGCGCGGCGCTCGCGTTTCAGACCTTGCGCACGCGCGGCGTGTCGATGCATGGACGCGGCATCGCGCTCGTGTCGGGTTCCGTCGTCGTGCTGATCGTGCTCGCGCTGTGGCAGCCCACGACGCCCGTGTTCTATCCGCAAAGCCCGTTCTTCGCGACATTGATTCTCGGCCTTGCACTGCTGGAGCGGCCCGTGCTCGGCCTGCTGAATCAGCGCTGGCTGGTGCGCTTCGGTGAAGCGAGTTATGCACTCTTCCTGATTCACGTGCCGCTTGCGTATCTCGCGTGGCTGGTGGGTTTTCGCGCAAGCAACGGCTGGATTCCGCTCACGTTCACGCTGCTGTTCAGCGTCATCGTGTTCACGTATTTCGAAGAGCCGATGCGCCGCCGCATTCGCTCGCGTTTTCGCAGCAAGGCGCTCGCGCCCGCAAGCGTGGTGCCGGAAACCGTCCCTGTCGATTCAACCGTGACGGTCGGCCACGGCATGAAGCCGAGTTGA
- a CDS encoding carbohydrate ABC transporter permease, whose translation MTASRRPVAARRGRPLRKRWSLAAWVALIPMMVTVVFAYLGTMLWTARVSLSNSRTFPSNDFVGFTQYVRLFHNDRWLVSLQHIAVYGVCFIVACLVIGMLLAIFIDQRVMAEGVLRTVFLYPYAMSFVATGLVWQWILNPELGAQSLLHKMGFTHARFDWIVDQDFVIYTIVIATVWQASGLVMAVMLAGLRGIDDELWKAARIDGIPRWRVYMSIVIPMLGPSVSTAFVLLFVAVVKLFDAVVAMTQGGPGTASEVPAKFIMDYLFGRANIGLASAASIVLLATVLAILAPFLYARSRSASRKEV comes from the coding sequence ATGACTGCGAGCCGGAGGCCCGTCGCCGCGAGGCGCGGGCGGCCTTTGCGCAAGCGCTGGTCGCTTGCTGCATGGGTCGCGCTGATTCCGATGATGGTCACGGTCGTCTTCGCGTATCTCGGCACGATGTTGTGGACGGCGCGCGTGTCGCTCAGCAACTCGCGCACGTTTCCATCGAACGACTTCGTCGGGTTCACGCAATACGTGCGGCTGTTTCATAACGACCGCTGGCTCGTGTCGCTGCAGCACATCGCAGTCTATGGCGTGTGTTTCATCGTCGCGTGTCTCGTGATTGGCATGCTGCTCGCCATCTTCATCGACCAGCGCGTGATGGCGGAAGGCGTGTTGCGCACGGTGTTCCTGTATCCGTATGCGATGTCGTTCGTTGCAACGGGGCTCGTGTGGCAGTGGATTCTCAATCCCGAGTTGGGCGCGCAGTCGCTGCTGCACAAGATGGGCTTCACGCATGCACGCTTCGACTGGATCGTCGATCAGGACTTCGTGATCTATACGATCGTGATCGCGACCGTGTGGCAGGCGTCGGGGCTCGTGATGGCGGTGATGCTCGCGGGCTTGCGGGGCATCGACGACGAGCTGTGGAAGGCCGCGCGCATCGATGGCATACCGCGTTGGCGCGTCTATATGAGCATCGTGATCCCGATGCTCGGCCCGTCCGTCTCGACCGCGTTCGTGCTGCTGTTCGTCGCGGTGGTGAAGCTGTTCGACGCCGTCGTCGCGATGACGCAGGGCGGTCCCGGCACCGCGAGCGAAGTGCCCGCGAAGTTCATCATGGACTATCTGTTCGGGCGCGCGAATATCGGCCTGGCGTCGGCGGCATCGATCGTGCTGCTCGCGACGGTGCTCGCGATTCTCGCGCCGTTCCTGTATGCCCGCAGCCGAAGCGCGTCGCGCAAGGAGGTGTGA
- a CDS encoding GGDEF domain-containing protein: MMRPGLTFKLSVLLALIGVLASGTTGYYAYRANRTMLVHEAERSLLTSTELLGQRFTMAINDIAADALVLSTMPSAATVALNDDGQSVDNPTRDRLAQVFASFIAQHPEYLQVRLIARNHYGLELIRIDRESGGTVRVQEGALQEKGQFAYVFDTLALPRGRVYISPIAVNHEHGAHAAEGKPTLRVGTPVANARGDVVGVVVIDVDLASLLRLSQADLPADYQVYLANEWGDFLVHPDPSLTFGFDKGRRVFMQESFAATKPLFEQSTQPVLLNGLTQPNEAAAHVFSFVRRPFGESQGNRFIVIGLGKPLHDVLVGANMLGNSIVRMVLVFSAFAILLAILFARALTRPLHILADAATHFFSEHTMEALPLRRNDEIGVLARCFDRMRREIRVQMDELRSKQHELTHLASHDGLTGLPNRMLFMQKLEEAISWARVSGERLAVLFIDLNRFKQINDQYGHSVGDDVLAVVARRLQHVLHPGDIVARLGGDEFIVLVRGERSADAAPAIAARIVRTLDDELTIDEQPMAVGASIGISQFPSDGDSAEALLLNADAAMYAAKSGGSGAWLSYRELIDMQRMRTGRDKPRGGERESEKVEPAGDGTDVVA, encoded by the coding sequence ATGATGCGCCCCGGGCTCACGTTCAAGCTCTCGGTGCTGCTCGCACTGATCGGCGTGCTCGCATCCGGCACGACGGGCTATTACGCGTATCGCGCGAACCGGACCATGCTCGTGCACGAAGCAGAACGCAGCCTGCTCACGTCGACGGAACTGCTCGGCCAGCGCTTCACGATGGCCATCAACGACATCGCGGCGGACGCGCTCGTGTTGTCGACGATGCCGTCGGCCGCGACCGTGGCGCTGAACGACGACGGCCAGTCCGTCGACAACCCGACGCGCGACCGGCTCGCGCAGGTATTCGCGAGCTTCATCGCGCAGCATCCCGAGTATCTGCAGGTGCGGCTCATCGCGCGAAATCACTATGGGCTGGAACTGATCCGTATCGACCGCGAATCGGGCGGCACGGTGCGCGTGCAGGAAGGCGCGCTGCAGGAGAAAGGGCAGTTCGCGTATGTGTTCGATACGCTCGCGCTGCCGCGTGGGCGCGTCTATATTTCGCCGATCGCCGTCAATCACGAGCACGGCGCGCACGCGGCCGAAGGCAAGCCGACGCTGCGAGTCGGCACGCCCGTCGCGAACGCGCGCGGCGACGTGGTCGGCGTGGTCGTGATCGATGTCGATCTGGCGAGCCTGTTGCGGCTCTCGCAAGCCGATCTCCCCGCCGACTATCAGGTCTATCTCGCCAACGAGTGGGGCGATTTTCTCGTGCATCCCGACCCGTCGCTGACCTTCGGCTTCGACAAGGGCCGGCGCGTGTTCATGCAGGAAAGCTTCGCGGCGACGAAGCCGTTGTTCGAGCAGTCGACGCAGCCCGTGCTGCTGAACGGACTCACGCAACCGAACGAAGCGGCAGCCCACGTATTCTCGTTCGTGCGGCGGCCGTTCGGCGAATCGCAGGGCAATCGCTTCATCGTGATCGGGCTCGGGAAGCCGCTGCACGATGTACTCGTCGGCGCGAACATGCTCGGCAACAGCATCGTGCGGATGGTGCTGGTTTTCAGCGCGTTCGCAATCCTGCTCGCCATTCTGTTCGCGCGCGCGTTGACGCGACCGCTGCATATTCTCGCGGACGCCGCCACGCACTTCTTTTCCGAGCACACGATGGAAGCCTTGCCGCTCCGGCGCAACGACGAAATCGGCGTGCTCGCGCGCTGCTTCGACCGCATGCGCCGCGAGATCCGCGTGCAGATGGACGAACTGCGCAGCAAGCAGCACGAGCTCACGCATCTCGCGAGCCACGACGGCCTGACGGGGCTGCCTAACCGGATGCTCTTCATGCAGAAGCTGGAGGAAGCCATCAGTTGGGCGCGCGTGAGCGGCGAGCGGCTCGCCGTGCTGTTCATCGACCTGAACCGCTTCAAGCAGATCAACGATCAATACGGCCATTCCGTCGGCGACGACGTGCTTGCCGTCGTCGCGCGCCGTCTGCAACATGTGCTGCATCCCGGCGACATCGTCGCGCGGCTCGGCGGCGACGAATTCATCGTACTCGTCAGAGGCGAGCGCTCCGCCGATGCGGCGCCCGCGATTGCCGCGCGCATCGTGCGCACGCTCGACGACGAACTGACGATCGACGAGCAGCCGATGGCCGTCGGCGCGAGTATCGGCATCAGCCAGTTCCCGTCTGACGGCGATTCCGCCGAAGCGCTGCTGCTCAACGCGGATGCCGCGATGTACGCGGCGAAATCGGGCGGCTCGGGCGCATGGCTGTCCTATCGCGAGCTGATCGACATGCAGCGCATGCGGACGGGACGCGACAAGCCGCGCGGTGGCGAGCGCGAATCCGAAAAGGTCGAGCCTGCCGGCGACGGCACCGACGTCGTTGCATAA
- a CDS encoding sensor histidine kinase has product MNLSLTQRLSLVFSILLLACCGASAWLQIRSSDLHEKEVIQSLSRDLASHIAHSPALSDDSNDGSRKEALREIFGQLMVVNPSVEVYLLDQSGHIEGDDAPAGHLKRMQVDVRPVREFIAGDPLPILGDDPRSVDGRKVFSAALLPHTGNRPPEYLYVVLQGEAHDALAARVAASSVLRTTLWSMAVVALLGLVAGLMAFGLITRPLRRLTDAMRKFDANGEPDTQPAIANAARLPPSNSRDEIATLESTFAQMAERIGQQWRALTRQDQERRELVANISHDLRTPLTSLHGYLETLSMKSDTLSDAERKRYLAIALGQSVKVGRLAQSLFELARLEHGNVQLALEDFSLVDLLQDVFQKFELSAEARHIALRAGIPPRLPNVTADLGMIERVLTNLLDNAIRHTPDAGAVDVDLAVRDGKVSVTVSDTGPGMSEEVRAGLFQRAFTSGGAHRGGLGLLIVQRMLQLHGSQIRLIERDGAGAAFCFELQPVGRVQKGGGWWRPCDARWLVVLGFRWHPGSGFGRAGGLVC; this is encoded by the coding sequence GTGAATCTGTCGTTGACACAGCGGCTTTCGCTGGTGTTTTCCATCTTGCTGCTCGCGTGCTGCGGCGCGTCCGCGTGGCTGCAGATACGGTCGAGCGATCTGCACGAAAAGGAAGTCATACAAAGTCTGTCGCGCGATCTTGCCTCGCATATCGCGCACAGTCCGGCGCTGTCGGACGACAGCAACGACGGCTCGCGCAAGGAGGCGTTGCGCGAGATTTTCGGGCAGCTGATGGTCGTCAATCCGAGCGTCGAGGTGTATCTGCTCGACCAGAGCGGCCATATCGAAGGCGACGACGCGCCCGCTGGACACCTGAAGCGGATGCAGGTCGACGTGCGACCGGTGCGCGAGTTCATCGCCGGCGATCCGCTGCCGATACTCGGCGACGACCCGCGCAGCGTCGACGGCCGCAAGGTGTTCAGCGCCGCGCTGCTGCCGCACACGGGCAACCGGCCGCCCGAATACCTTTACGTCGTGCTGCAAGGCGAAGCGCACGATGCGCTCGCGGCGCGCGTCGCTGCCAGCTCGGTGTTGCGCACGACGCTGTGGTCGATGGCCGTTGTCGCGCTGCTCGGACTGGTGGCCGGTCTGATGGCATTCGGGCTGATTACGCGACCGCTGCGCCGTCTGACCGACGCGATGCGCAAGTTCGATGCGAACGGCGAGCCGGATACCCAGCCTGCGATTGCCAACGCGGCGCGCCTGCCGCCTTCGAATTCGCGCGACGAAATCGCAACGCTGGAATCGACGTTCGCGCAGATGGCCGAGCGTATCGGCCAGCAATGGCGCGCGTTGACGCGGCAGGACCAGGAGCGGCGCGAACTGGTGGCGAACATTTCGCACGACCTGCGTACGCCGCTGACGTCACTGCACGGCTATCTGGAAACGTTGTCGATGAAGTCGGACACGTTGAGCGACGCCGAACGCAAGCGATATCTGGCCATTGCGCTTGGACAGAGCGTGAAGGTCGGCAGGCTCGCGCAGTCGTTGTTCGAACTCGCGCGGCTGGAGCACGGCAACGTGCAGCTTGCGCTCGAGGATTTCTCGCTCGTCGATCTGTTGCAGGACGTGTTCCAGAAGTTCGAGCTGTCGGCCGAAGCGCGGCATATCGCGTTGCGCGCGGGCATTCCGCCGCGTTTGCCGAACGTGACGGCGGATCTTGGGATGATCGAGCGTGTGTTGACTAATCTGCTCGATAACGCGATACGGCATACGCCTGACGCGGGCGCTGTCGATGTGGATCTTGCGGTGCGCGATGGCAAGGTGTCGGTGACCGTGAGTGACACGGGGCCGGGTATGTCGGAAGAGGTGCGGGCAGGTCTGTTTCAACGCGCGTTCACGTCGGGTGGTGCGCATCGCGGTGGGCTGGGGCTGCTGATCGTGCAGAGGATGTTGCAGTTGCATGGGAGTCAGATTCGGCTCATTGAGCGGGATGGTGCGGGTGCTGCGTTTTGTTTTGAATTGCAGCCGGTGGGTAGGGTGCAGAAGGGGGGAGGGTGGTGGCGGCCGTGTGATGCTCGCTGGTTGGTGGTTTTAGGTTTTCGCTGGCATCCGGGATCTGGTTTTGGGCGCGCGGGCGGTTTGGTTTGCTAG
- the msrB gene encoding peptide-methionine (R)-S-oxide reductase MsrB: MKSRRGFLLSGGSALAALAALTHWRAFAAGTPGAASGAPAPFEVTRTDAQWRAQLTPAQYHVLREEGTERPFSSPLNDEHRSGVFSCAGCSRELFSSRTKFDSHTGWPSFWAPLDHAVATREDGSWGMVRTEVHCGRCGGHLGHVFDDGPKPTGLRYCMNGLAMTFTPRAA; this comes from the coding sequence ATGAAAAGCCGCAGGGGGTTCCTGTTATCGGGCGGCAGCGCGCTCGCCGCGCTGGCCGCGCTCACGCACTGGCGGGCGTTTGCAGCGGGTACGCCGGGCGCAGCGAGTGGCGCGCCAGCCCCGTTCGAAGTCACGCGCACCGACGCGCAATGGCGCGCGCAGCTCACGCCCGCGCAATACCACGTGCTGCGCGAGGAAGGCACCGAGCGCCCGTTCAGCAGCCCGCTGAACGACGAGCACCGCAGCGGCGTGTTTTCATGCGCGGGTTGCAGCCGTGAACTGTTTTCGTCGCGCACGAAGTTCGACAGCCATACGGGCTGGCCGAGCTTCTGGGCGCCGCTGGATCATGCCGTGGCGACGCGTGAGGACGGCTCGTGGGGCATGGTGCGCACGGAAGTGCATTGCGGGCGCTGCGGCGGCCATCTCGGCCACGTGTTCGACGACGGCCCGAAGCCGACGGGCTTGCGTTACTGCATGAACGGTCTCGCGATGACCTTCACGCCGCGCGCCGCCTGA
- a CDS encoding ABC transporter substrate-binding protein, which yields MRWCYSNACVWRRGVPARIAHAAVRPNRFLDSVILFIGCCMLIAHASAAENVLRVLAWPGYADPDVVKGFESRYHAKVEVTLIDSDEALWDKMHQGKAPQFDVLAANTAEIQRYAHDNLLAPLDLGSLPNTKRQLPRFRALSSIDGLTKQGAIYAIPFTYSTMGLIYDRKQVSVAPHSMNELWNPRYRGKVLDYNSAQHNFSFTALALGYPNPFQLNGAQIQTITRKLIDLRRNLLTYYNLPEEAAAFFVQHKVALMFGNYGTQQLELLRRAGADVGYVIPDEGVLAWLDCWSMTSAAANRPLALAWINYMLEPDVSRLLTQRQGLANTLTEPPENTDKSHILWIEPVENIDKREALWSRIVSGDRPERF from the coding sequence ATGCGGTGGTGCTACTCAAATGCATGTGTCTGGCGGCGTGGCGTGCCCGCCCGCATCGCGCACGCGGCCGTCCGTCCAAATCGTTTTCTTGACTCAGTCATCCTTTTTATCGGCTGCTGTATGCTGATCGCGCATGCGTCAGCGGCCGAGAACGTATTGCGCGTGCTCGCATGGCCGGGCTATGCGGACCCCGACGTCGTAAAAGGTTTCGAGAGCCGGTATCACGCGAAAGTCGAAGTCACGCTGATCGATTCCGATGAAGCGCTGTGGGACAAGATGCATCAGGGAAAGGCGCCGCAGTTCGACGTGCTCGCCGCGAATACGGCTGAAATCCAGCGCTACGCGCACGACAATCTGCTCGCGCCGCTCGACCTCGGCAGTCTGCCGAACACGAAACGGCAGCTGCCGCGCTTTCGCGCGTTGTCGTCGATCGACGGACTCACGAAGCAAGGCGCCATCTACGCAATTCCGTTCACCTATTCGACGATGGGCCTCATCTACGACCGCAAGCAGGTGAGCGTCGCGCCGCATTCGATGAACGAACTGTGGAATCCGCGCTATCGCGGCAAAGTGCTCGACTACAACAGTGCACAGCACAACTTCTCGTTCACGGCGCTCGCGCTCGGCTATCCGAATCCGTTTCAACTGAACGGCGCGCAGATTCAAACCATCACGCGCAAGCTGATCGATCTGCGGCGCAATCTGCTGACTTACTACAACTTGCCGGAAGAGGCCGCTGCGTTCTTCGTGCAGCACAAGGTCGCGCTGATGTTCGGCAACTACGGCACGCAGCAACTCGAACTGCTGCGTCGCGCGGGCGCCGACGTCGGCTACGTGATTCCCGACGAAGGTGTGCTCGCCTGGCTCGACTGCTGGTCGATGACGAGCGCCGCAGCAAACCGCCCGCTCGCGCTCGCGTGGATCAACTACATGCTCGAGCCGGATGTCAGCCGCTTGCTGACGCAACGCCAGGGTCTCGCCAATACGCTCACCGAGCCGCCCGAAAACACGGACAAGAGCCACATTCTCTGGATCGAGCCCGTCGAGAACATCGACAAACGCGAGGCGTTGTGGAGCCGCATCGTCTCGGGCGACCGCCCGGAGCGTTTCTGA
- a CDS encoding GH1 family beta-glucosidase encodes MKPDGQQSDPFTPAADSVLWRKDFLLGAATASYQIEGAVNEDGRLPSIWDTFSATPGKVLAGDTGAVACDHYHRWESDLDLLAGLNFEAYRLSIAWPRVMDEAGRPNPKGLDFYKRLLGRLKDKGLQTFVTLYHWDLPQHLEDRGGWLNRETAYRFADYADLMSRELAGHVDAWMTLNEPWCSAFLGYGNGHHAPGLTNVRYATQAMHHLLLGHGLATQVLRANDPSSMKGIVANVGRGTAATSSEADQRAAHLFEVQHNAWILDPLLKGEYPADLWELWPGAEPLVLEGDLQTIAAPLDFLGINYYFRTNVKSDGAHGFIDTPLPDVERTQMGWEVYPDGLRDLLTGFHGTYPNLPPIYITENGMASDDQVRDGRVEDPQRIAFLKRHLAAVDQAVKQGVDIRGYFVWSLLDNFEWAFGYERRFGVVHVDYSTQQRTVKRSGELVAKFIEARKQQR; translated from the coding sequence ATGAAACCGGACGGTCAGCAAAGCGATCCCTTCACGCCGGCCGCCGACTCCGTGCTCTGGCGCAAGGACTTTTTGCTCGGCGCGGCAACGGCCTCGTATCAGATCGAAGGCGCCGTCAACGAGGACGGCCGCCTGCCGTCTATCTGGGACACGTTCTCCGCGACGCCGGGCAAGGTGCTCGCCGGCGACACGGGCGCCGTGGCCTGCGACCACTACCATCGCTGGGAAAGCGATCTCGACCTGCTCGCGGGGCTCAACTTCGAGGCATACCGGCTGTCGATTGCCTGGCCGCGCGTGATGGACGAAGCGGGCCGCCCGAACCCGAAGGGCCTCGATTTCTACAAGCGGCTGCTCGGCAGGCTGAAGGACAAGGGCTTGCAGACGTTCGTCACGCTGTATCACTGGGACTTGCCGCAGCATCTGGAAGATCGCGGCGGGTGGCTCAACCGTGAGACCGCCTATCGCTTTGCCGACTACGCGGACCTGATGAGCCGCGAACTGGCGGGCCACGTCGACGCATGGATGACGCTCAACGAGCCGTGGTGCTCGGCATTCCTCGGCTACGGCAACGGCCACCATGCGCCCGGTCTTACGAACGTCCGCTATGCGACGCAGGCGATGCATCATCTGCTGCTCGGGCATGGACTCGCGACGCAGGTATTGCGCGCGAACGATCCGTCGTCGATGAAAGGCATCGTTGCGAACGTGGGGCGCGGTACGGCCGCAACATCAAGCGAAGCCGACCAGCGCGCCGCGCATCTGTTCGAAGTGCAGCACAACGCGTGGATTCTCGATCCGCTGCTGAAGGGCGAGTATCCTGCCGACCTGTGGGAACTGTGGCCGGGCGCCGAGCCGCTCGTGCTCGAAGGCGATCTGCAAACCATCGCCGCACCGCTCGACTTTCTCGGCATCAACTATTATTTCCGCACCAATGTGAAGAGCGACGGCGCGCATGGTTTCATCGACACGCCGCTGCCCGATGTCGAACGCACGCAGATGGGCTGGGAAGTCTATCCGGACGGGCTGCGCGATCTGCTGACGGGCTTTCACGGCACGTATCCGAACCTGCCGCCCATCTATATCACCGAGAACGGCATGGCGTCGGACGATCAGGTGCGGGACGGCCGCGTCGAGGACCCGCAGCGCATTGCATTCCTCAAGCGGCATCTGGCCGCCGTCGATCAGGCCGTGAAGCAGGGCGTCGATATTCGCGGCTACTTCGTCTGGTCGCTGCTGGATAACTTCGAATGGGCGTTCGGCTACGAGCGGCGCTTCGGCGTCGTGCATGTCGATTACAGCACGCAGCAGCGCACCGTCAAACGCAGCGGCGAACTGGTCGCGAAGTTCATCGAGGCGCGCAAACAGCAGCGCTGA
- a CDS encoding ABC transporter substrate-binding protein, which translates to MNSRKQWALKSGIALALAITGVIAQAEPLKANVIHWWTSGGESAAIRQFADAYNQAGGQWVDNAVAGADQARATAINRIVGGDPPTAAQFNTSKQFHDLIDQGLLNNVDAVATKENWAAIFPQSILESIKVNGHYYAAPVDIHMPAWFFYSKPVFAKAGIAGDPKSFDEFVGDLDKLKKAGVIPLALGGQPWQEKITFDAVFADVGGPDLYLKVYRDRDQNAVKSDAFKKVLASFKKLHDYVDAGSPGRNWNDATALVISGKAGVQIMGDWAKGEFSAAKQAPGKDFGCFPGFGPRSPYLVAGDVFVFPKTDNATAIKAQNLLATVMTSPQAQVAFSAKKGSIPIRPDVDVNQLDICAKEGIAIMKDKSRQLPNPEMLLSPDMQGALTDVITNFWNKNQSVDDAQKAFASALKG; encoded by the coding sequence ATGAACAGCAGAAAACAGTGGGCGTTGAAAAGCGGTATCGCACTCGCATTGGCCATCACGGGCGTCATCGCGCAAGCGGAGCCGTTGAAGGCGAATGTGATTCACTGGTGGACCTCGGGCGGCGAATCGGCGGCGATCCGCCAGTTCGCCGATGCGTACAACCAGGCGGGCGGCCAATGGGTCGACAACGCCGTGGCCGGGGCGGACCAGGCGCGTGCGACCGCGATCAACCGCATTGTCGGCGGCGATCCGCCCACGGCTGCGCAGTTCAATACGTCGAAGCAGTTTCATGACCTGATCGATCAGGGCCTGCTCAACAACGTCGATGCCGTCGCCACAAAGGAGAACTGGGCAGCCATCTTCCCGCAATCGATACTCGAGAGCATCAAGGTCAACGGCCATTACTACGCGGCGCCCGTCGATATCCACATGCCCGCGTGGTTCTTCTATTCAAAGCCGGTGTTTGCGAAAGCGGGCATTGCGGGCGATCCGAAGAGTTTCGATGAATTCGTCGGCGATCTCGACAAGCTGAAGAAAGCGGGCGTAATACCGCTCGCGCTGGGCGGCCAGCCATGGCAGGAGAAGATCACTTTCGACGCCGTGTTCGCCGATGTCGGCGGACCCGATCTGTATCTGAAGGTGTATCGCGACCGCGATCAGAACGCGGTGAAATCGGATGCGTTCAAGAAGGTGCTCGCGTCGTTCAAGAAGCTGCATGATTACGTCGATGCCGGCTCGCCGGGCCGCAACTGGAACGATGCGACGGCGCTCGTGATTTCCGGAAAGGCGGGCGTGCAGATCATGGGCGACTGGGCGAAGGGCGAATTTTCGGCGGCGAAGCAGGCACCCGGCAAGGACTTCGGCTGCTTCCCCGGTTTTGGTCCGCGCTCGCCGTATCTGGTGGCGGGCGACGTGTTCGTGTTCCCGAAGACGGACAACGCGACGGCCATCAAGGCGCAGAATCTGCTCGCGACGGTGATGACCTCACCGCAGGCGCAGGTCGCGTTCAGCGCGAAGAAAGGCTCGATCCCGATCCGGCCCGACGTCGACGTGAATCAACTGGACATCTGCGCGAAGGAGGGCATTGCGATCATGAAGGACAAGTCGCGCCAGCTGCCGAACCCGGAAATGCTCCTGTCGCCCGACATGCAAGGCGCGTTGACGGATGTCATCACGAACTTCTGGAACAAGAACCAGTCGGTCGACGATGCACAAAAGGCCTTTGCCAGCGCACTGAAGGGCTGA